The Ziziphus jujuba cultivar Dongzao chromosome 1, ASM3175591v1 genome segment TTTCTAGAGGATCTGCGTCTGGTAGATTATTGGGCAAAGCATGTACTCTTTTCTAGTGCTTGTAAGgctcaaattttcttttgtttgtgcaGTGACTAGGAATGATGTTGAGTCTTCCAAAATTGCATTTGTTTCGTCTGCCAGTGCATTCGAGCAATGGACAACTTTAACCGGGCTCCTTGGACAGCTTAAGGGACTTTGAAGGGGCAGAGCATaccaattttcatttcattcctTTTTCGGGAAAAACAGTAGCTTTTTCGCATTGATTCCCTGGTTTTGATTGGCCTGCTTTCATAGTGTGTGACCAGGCATAGCAATTTGAGGTCAACAATATCACCAAGCTTCAGTAACAACAATTTTTTAGCGAGCGTTGCGAATTTTGATGTCTTTATTCTTTAAGACATTGAATACCAAGAAGTTTTCAACGAATCTTCTCATTTTCAAGTACCAATCAGTTGTATAAAATGAGAAGGCAAAATTGGCATATAAATTGAGAATATTTAGAATATCTTTCGCACTGATTGACATTTCACTATGATTTCTGTTTTCTTACTTGCAAGAAAGGCTAAGAAGAATGTTGCATAAATTCTCTCAAAAAAGCACCCTTCATTGCCTCGCACTAGGAgttcaaattttcattaaagCATTCTGTAGTTTCCCTTCTTCAATCATTTAGCATACAGCAAATGAAACAGTCAAATATATTAAACCTTAggccaaaaaattcaaaaagatgtAAAATTCGAAATTTTCGGATTACTACCTTAATACAGGACTGCATCATAATATTACATAACCAGTATTTTACACATAATGTTACAATAGGTCATTGCAGGTTTACATGCCTCAGCAGTACAACAAAAGAAGGTTACATTATAACCCTAACCAATGATTGTATAGACTGATGTTTCAAAAAACAAATCTGAAGCTAAAATTAACATCAACATTAAAACTACAGACATATTTCCAGATATTTCAATGTGTCAGAGTGAGAGGAGAGAGCCAGCCTGTTTATTCTCAGGGGTTGACCTTACCAGCCTCATTTCCATGGTTGCCATTCTCACTTACTTCTTCAACCTTCTTGCTAGCTTCATGAATGCCGGTATTGTTATGTTCCTCGTTTCCCTTTGCAGATTCTTTCTCCTTTACTTCTCCTTCAGATTCAGTCGCTTTTATGTCATGcttctctttttcatttatttcaccTTCAGATTCAGTAGCTTTTTTCTCATACTTTTCTTTCTCCTCTCCTTctgtttcatttctttttttgtcagcATTAGTGTCGACTTTGATCTGCTCCCCAGCCACTATATTTTTCTCTGTCTCATCCTGTTGTTGCTCAACCTTTTCTGGTAATTTTGCTGCCTCTGTATTTCCACTTTCATTTTGAATTATTCCAGAAACCTCAACTTTCTTTCCAACAGTAATCCCTTCTGAATTTCCTTGCTCTGACTCAGTAGCTTTCTCAGAATTATTAGGTAAATCAGATTCTTTACCAGCTGCAGCTTCTCCAGCAGGAGCTGCTTCAATTTTGGTACCTGCATCTTGAGCTTTCTCATCTTGATTTTCCTTCACAACATCCTTTTTGGCATCAGCATCTTCACTGTCTTTCTCTGTTTTCTGATCTTCTTGTATGTCAGTAACTTTTGACTCCTCAGTTCCTCCAGAGGCAGCTTCTTTCTCTTTGCCATCCTTCTTTGACGCAGATGATTTCCTGCTTCGTTTTTTTGGGGGCTCAGATTCTGGTGTGGGAGTTGCTTTTGCCTTCTCACTAATCCTGGCTGACCTCCTTGGAGTCTCACCAGTGCCCCAGTCAAATTCTGATACTGCTGGACCACCAGGATGCGCTTTCAGGTATTGTTCCAACTGTCTTCTGTTACTTATTTCCTCCCCTGTAGGAGCTGTGAATATGATCTCATTTTTCTTAGGGGTTCCACCTTGCTTTGGCAGAAACTGCAATGAAATGAGCATAGAGCACTACATCATGTTATACTGACTTTAATAGGAAAAAATAACAGACTACTTGAACTTCAATATAACCTGTAAAAGCATTTTAGCCCTTAAATTGTGAAGAATTACTGCATGGAAATTTCCCAAATAAATTTAACAGAAATTCATATAATGTGTAAGAGATGTTGAACATTTAAACAAAGATACAACTATCATAGTCACTGGGTCATCATATAAAGGCTGACCAAGTATGGGCCAGTGCTCAAAACACCCAGAGTAAATTGAGAGTCGAGACAAATTACATATGGCAGACAACCAATAATCTCCATGTGAAAATAAGCTGAAGGAAAGGATAGCCTATCCACATCTTAGTATGTTGTAGTAAAtcagtgagaaaggaaaaagaaaaagatctaTACTGTTCAAACATTTCTACTTAAGAGGCCAAGAACTCATCGTAAACAAAGAATGTGAAAGTCATATTAATAAGCAAAATACTGCAATTATGTGTTCACATTCATTTACTTTTCTCTGCTTCCTTTCTGGAATAGGATGTATTTACCTGGACTAACAATGTATGATAATAGGCAGGATACACATACTAAAACTCTCAGAGGCCAAGCTTACCACCTTGTTTTTAGTCTCTCTCTGATTATACTCTATGTCAGCATTTAAACAGTCATGGTAGTGTTCCAAGCTCTAATCTACATGTTGATACTTCACAATCacgataatataaatatttcctCGTCTACGTTTATTTTCATTCTCATCTTTTACACATGGTAGAAAGTAAAGATAATATGAGTACAAAGTGAAAACTAAAGGATTAAAATGAATTtgcaaatatataatatgaaaatgTTATGTTATACTCTGAATTTAGTGGCCTATATAGACATAGTACCACAACCTGCAGTATGTTTTTCTTCTAAGTCACCCTCACTCATTTAAGTAGGCCACCAGCATCCTCATATATGAAGTTCATAAATCCAGTCTTAGCTACTGCAAAAGAATAACATGGGTAGAAAGAACAAATATCGAATGCAGCAAACATACTAGGGACCTAATCAATGGTTTGGGTATTTTGATAAGGAATGCTAATAAAACCAAGTTACATCAACGTAGAATCCAGCATAAGTAGGCAGAAAATGCATTGAAAATTTATGAGTTACATTAAAACATTTATGTGGAACTTAGGCCGTAAAATTATAAACATCCAAAAGATAAAGACTCATTTCCCATATGACATGAGTTCAAACTTATTCAGGTCAACTAACCATCTAATAGACAAAATAACTGAAATACCCAAGGTAAAAATCACAAGAATCTAAATTTAAGAACCATCTTCAGCTCTCTAATCGAGTACCAACTTGGAGGTTAGacaaattactaatttttaCTGGAATAAGTATTCCCCTTCTAATGTCTTCACCACATTCACGGCATAATTAAATACTGTATAATTAAACCATGTTATATTCAGGAATAAATGTTATTTAATAATCTCCACCATTgctgaataaattaatatctttttctttttcctctcttttcacTTCATACAAATTGCCTATGATAAATCTCATAGGACCACATTCTTGGAAATAAAACCAATGGACTTTAATACTATAACAACAACTCAAATTTATTGAAAAGTAAATAAAGCCCGCGGTAGAAAAGTAGATAAAGCCCGAGATAGAGTGGTTTATATAGGCTCACAATTGAAATGCAACAACTTTCAAGTGTTTCTATTTGTGGCTGACTAAAGGAAAGAAAGCGAAAGTGCATGGAAAATATGCTGAAAATGCAAAACACAATTTACAACAACCTGTAATCTATTATCTTATATTACATACAGCTGCACAGGAGAAGAATTCCGACAAATACGGTCATATGTTGCCAAACATTAACAAGTTTTTTGGCAACCACTGGGACAATTACATCaagctttctatttttttcatctctttCCCTCTAATACATGCCATGTTATGGTTATGGACGCAAGTAAATTCGAACCCAAAAAGGTTAGAGACAAACTAATAAGGTGATCTTGGAGCAAGTTAGACTTATCTCTAGCAGGCCACAAGAAACCtaagaatcaaattagaaatcACAATCTGATGAAACCTCCTTGAATAATGCTTATACAAGCAAATACTTCCTCCATCAAACTccagaaagagaaaaaggatgAACAGTTTAACAGAACATCAATGCTGCATACGCATCAATACAAACAATTTCAGCTTCAAAAAATACATCACAACAAAAAGTATGACCATTATAGCAGTAGCCATAAAGAAGTAGACTAGATTATAATAGCAGGCaacaaacaatttaaaatcTTCCCAAAGTCTTAACTCTTACGTGTTACTCACAATAtttcagataaaataaaaaagagacatATTAATGGAAGGAAAGGAACCAACATACTGGAAATGAAAAACCACGACAAACACTTATAAAGCCGCCTATCAAAGAATTTACAGCATTAGAATTCTAAATATTCAACCAAGAAAAATGCTAACCAAAATAAAGGATAATAAAATTTGACCCTTTCCAACGAACCCTAATGCAAGAAGCAGAGTGTTGACCAAACAAACGATAGATGtaacaagaacaagaaacagGACATTTTCCAGAAGTTCCAGCGCACatgaaccagaaaaaaaaaaagataaaagataaaaaggcGCAGTATAACTTAACCAAATTGAGGAAATATGCACAAACCCTAACTCGAAAACTAAGAGGCTACAGCATCAAATTTCACCACAAAAGTTCACAGAATAAGAAAATATGACAAACCCACATCAAATTtccatgcataaataaaaattcaggcATTATATCTTAAAAAAGTTAAGAATTTGAATATCCCGAAAGCCAGTAGAGCTAAAGATAGACAAGAGTAAAACGAGAGGAGAGAAAAAGACCTTCTTCTTCCAACCAGGAGGCGCAGGGAGTTCCAAGGAAAAAACATCCTCTTTTGCAGCCTCCTTCCCCACTGAGCTCGCCATTTCCACCTTCACCTACCAAAATTCAACCAACAATTATTCCAAAATAAATCTTAATATtacaactaaaaaaaataaataaataaaacttacaaaaaaggaaaaaaaaaaaaaagcactttttACTAGTGTTCGTTCCTCTGCAAGCTTTATGTGTTAAAGATGAGGAAGATAACGAACACACAGAAGCTAAGGAAGCAGACAAGTTGTTGATTCAGAGAGCGTTTGTGCTTCTTctattctctctttctcttcccgAAGAACTCGAGAGGCAGTCTTTGATGTGTGTGCTGAGCATCAGGAAAACGTGACGGTTCACTGTATGGACGACACATGTCCACGTTCAGATTGATGAACGGTCTTGATTTAGTCTGAAGAAGATGGTTGGTTTTCCAGTCTCAACCGTTGCAAGGGTCACCACACGTGTTTTGCCTTAAAAAACCATTTTATACTCGGTTTTCACAGCCATACAATCAAACTCCTGCTGGAGTTCAGCTCCTGTCATCCCCTCTCACTCTCCTcctgtttttctaattttaaattatttctacaattttttttcttttaaatttcttttttttttcctatttaaaaaaaaatgctaaatacaatcaagttattattattttttttttggcttgaaacAATCAAGTTAATTATATTGGTAAAATGTAACCTTTGacgcagaagaaaaaaaaaatatatatatatatatatatatttatatatatatttgtttgtttttaacttGAATATGTTGGACAAAAACCTGATTTGTTAAAGGAGTACAAGTTGACTTTATATTGATGATTGGATGCCATTAAAAGCACATAATTGATGGAATCCAAAA includes the following:
- the LOC107434928 gene encoding methyl-CpG-binding domain-containing protein 11, translated to MASSVGKEAAKEDVFSLELPAPPGWKKKFLPKQGGTPKKNEIIFTAPTGEEISNRRQLEQYLKAHPGGPAVSEFDWGTGETPRRSARISEKAKATPTPESEPPKKRSRKSSASKKDGKEKEAASGGTEESKVTDIQEDQKTEKDSEDADAKKDVVKENQDEKAQDAGTKIEAAPAGEAAAGKESDLPNNSEKATESEQGNSEGITVGKKVEVSGIIQNESGNTEAAKLPEKVEQQQDETEKNIVAGEQIKVDTNADKKRNETEGEEKEKYEKKATESEGEINEKEKHDIKATESEGEVKEKESAKGNEEHNNTGIHEASKKVEEVSENGNHGNEAGKVNP